ACGGTCACGCACCTGGACATCGTCACGGCCCAGGGCTTCAAGGCCATCATCGACTTCATGTACTCCGCACACCTGGCGCTCACCAGCAGGAATGTCATCGAGGTGATGTCAGCCGCCAGCTTCCTGCAGATGACGGACATCGTGCAAGCGTGCCATGACTTCATCAAGGCTGCACTGGACATCAGCATCAAGTCAGACGCCTCAGACGAGCTTGCGGAGTTTGAGATTGGTGCCTCGTCCAGCAGCAGCACGGAAGCTCTCATCTCGGCCGTGATGGCCGGGAGGAGCATCTCCCCATGGCTGGCACGGCGAACGAGTCCTGCCAATTCTTCCGGAGACTCGGCCATCGCCAGCTGTCACGACGGAGGGAGCAGCTACGGCAAAGAGGATCAGGAGCCCAAGGCCGACGGCCCCGATGACGTTTCTTCGCAGTCTCTGTGGCCCGGAGACGTGGGCTATGGGCCTCTGCGCATCAAGGAAGAACAGGTTTCACCGTCTCAGTACGGAGGGAGTGAGCTGCCTTCTGCCAAGGACGGGGCAGTGCAGAACTCCTTCTCGGAGCAGAGTGCTGGCGATGCCTGGCAGCCCACGGGCCGAAGGAAGAATCGGAAAAACAAAGAGACCGTCCGGCACATCACACAGCAGGTGGAAGATGACAGCCGGGCCGGCTCCCCGGTGCCGTCCTTCCTGCCGACGTCGGGGTGGCCGTTCAGCAGCCGAGACTCAAGTAAGCCTTTCGCTTGTTACAGGGGCTCAGCTGTCCCCGTGTGTCCAGGCCTCACGGCTGTGCGCTGTGGCGATGCAGTGACACATGTCCAGGCTCACATTGGTGGCTTCCTAGGGTCACTTCCTTTTACAGGAAATTGTTGTGACCACAGGGAATGCAGCCAATGCATCTCAAAGGCCTGGACATCGCCAGGGTCCTCGGAGACCCTGTGTATCTGTCCTCATCAGCGTGGCCCTGGTGTCACCCACACACAGGGGCTGCCTGGGCTGGGCTCCTCCGAAGCCAAAGGGATGTGAGCCGGGGGGTGGGTGATACCAGGAGGGGACCCCTCAGCCCTGGTGAGGGTGTGGCCTGCAGGGTCTGCTTCCCCTGGCCTGTGGGACCCTTCCGTGAGCCCTAACTGGGGTAATTCAACTGGCTGCTTGCCAGGGGTGGCCTTCAGCTCCAGGCTTTTCATCCCGAGACTTCTGCctttggtcactgttggtgtagtGAATGTTGAATGGAAACACTATATGAATGTACTTTGTCCTTTGTGCCTTAGCTTTGTCCTTGACCTGGGGACCTGAGATGTTACAGCCACGAAACAGCCTTTCCCGGCAAGTGGATTTTGTATTTGCTAACACTTGTGGGTTCTGCCTGTTTAAGCCAACAGACTGGGTTTAtttccttggttttcttttcttttctcttttcttttttttttttttggagacagtctcaccctgttgcccaggctggagtgcagtggtgtgatctcggctccctgcaacctctgtctcctagattcaggtgactctcctgccacagcctctgagtaggtgggattacaggcatgtgccatcacgcctggctaggctaatttttgtattttcagtagagacgggttttcaccatgttggtcaggctgatctcgaactcctgacctcaggtgatccgccccctccatggcctcccaaagtgctgggattacaggcgtgagccaccgtgcctggctgatgttTTTTTCTTACACTGCATGATACAGGGTCTCCCCTTGGGTCCTGCCTATTACCTACTGCAAAGGGGCTCTGAGCTTAGCTTTGTTGGAGCTGGATGTCACCACCTGAATGGCTGTCCCTTATGTGTCTTCCAgatttgtaaataatatattaaatgtttgctgaatactGGCCACTATTCCTGGTGCTGGGcatgtaatattaataataattgtgGGGATTTAGCCTCTGCTCTTTTCCCCAGGCTGTGGCCCAAGTCAAGGAAAGGTGTTTGGAGTTGGGTGTGGTGTTGTGCCTGTAGTTCGGCTACTCcaaaggctggggcaggaggatggcttgagcccaggaggtccaggctgcagtgagccgtgatcatgccgctaccctccagcctgggcgacagagccagaccttgtctctttttttttttttttgagatggggtcttgctcatcgcccaggctggagtgcagtggtgcgatctcggctcactgcaagctctgcctcccgggttcacgccattctcctgtctcaccctcctgagtagctgggactacaggcgcccgccaccactcccggctaattttttgtatttttagcagagattgggtttcactgtgttagctaggatggtctcgatctcctgacctcgtgatctgcccgccttggcctcccaaagtgctgggattacaggtgtgagccaccgcgcccggcccagaccctgtctcttaatttaaaaacaggaGGAATGGAGGCATCCTAGCAGGTGCTGCCCGTGGAGAGGCTCCTCCAGGATGAAGCCGGGAAATGAACGTGGGAGGGCGTGAGTGGACAAAGGACGAAAGACAGCAAGCCGCAGGGTGGGAGGCCCTGAAAAATGTCTCAGATGCTGAGCGTGTGGGTGGCGCGGTGGGAGACGCTGCCTGCTCCCCTGGCTGGAGGGCTTCCTGGGCAGGGTGAATGTGGCCCCTTCTCCTGACCCTGGTTCCTCTCTGTCACTGAGAGATCGCCAAGAGCTGGTAGTGAAGGCAGCTCGACATACGTTAACTTTTATCATTGTGGTAGAATATACACAGTGTAAAccttaccattttaaccattttcaaatgtacatttCACTGGCATTAAGTGAAGTCATGCGTTGCTTGATGACAGGGATAGGTTCCAAGAAATGCATCG
This genomic interval from Theropithecus gelada isolate Dixy chromosome 10, Tgel_1.0, whole genome shotgun sequence contains the following:
- the ZBTB46 gene encoding zinc finger and BTB domain-containing protein 46; translation: MNNRKEDMEITSHYRHLLRELNEQRQHGVLCDVCVVVEGKVFKAHKNVLLGSSRYFKTLYCQVQKTSEQATVTHLDIVTAQGFKAIIDFMYSAHLALTSRNVIEVMSAASFLQMTDIVQACHDFIKAALDISIKSDASDELAEFEIGASSSSSTEALISAVMAGRSISPWLARRTSPANSSGDSAIASCHDGGSSYGKEDQEPKADGPDDVSSQSLWPGDVGYGPLRIKEEQVSPSQYGGSELPSAKDGAVQNSFSEQSAGDAWQPTGRRKNRKNKETVRHITQQVEDDSRAGSPVPSFLPTSGWPFSSRDSNADLSVTEASSSDSRGERAELYAQVEEGLLGGEASYLGPPLTPEKDDALHQATAVANLRAALMSKNSLLSLKADVLGDDGSLLFEYLPRGAHSLSRKCRPWGPLGFGVVSKAESCRSWARMR